The sequence below is a genomic window from Nostoc flagelliforme CCNUN1.
CACCCCATCAGCCAGCCGAAAGTGCGCTCCACCACCCATCGCTTTTTGAGCAAGACAAACCCCTTAGTTTGCTCTGGTCGCAGCACCACCTGCACAATCCAACGGCAAGTGTCCATCACCCACATCATGAAGGCTGGACCATCAAAGCCGCCATCAGTCCAAATGGTCGTCAAGCGAGAAACCTTATTGCCCATTTCTTTGACGCGCTTGAGCACTTGTTTACCACCTGACCGCTCTGGCACATTGGCGGCGGTGACCAACACCCGCAGCACTAATCCCAACGTATCAACGGTCATAAACCGCTTGCGTCCTTTAATTTTTTTGCCTGTATCAAAGCCGACTTCCTGACTCACCATCGCTGCACTTTTGACACTTTGACTATCGATGATGGCTTCTGACGGACTTGGATGGCGTTCTTCTTCGATTCTCGTCCATTCTCGCAGATTATCATGAATCTTCATCCAAGTTCCATCCCTGCGCCAGTTACGAAAGTACGTATATACAGTTTGCCAAGCGGGAAAGTCCCCTGGTAGCGATCGCCATCGCACCCCTTCTAGCAGAATGTAAAAAATCGCGTTCAGGACTGACCAAATATCGACTTCACGCTTACGGCCACCTTTTTTTGCTTCTGGAAGCATCTCACTGAGAAATTGATATTGGGCATAGGTCAAATTACTGGGGTATGCTTTACTCATGCTACTCTCTCGGTGCTGTTTTCTTTCTATTCACAGCTTATACTGAGAGAGCTTTTTTACACCCTGACCTACTTTTCAAACACCCTCTAAGATTGTGAGTGCAAGAATATGTTGGGTAAGTCCATCCTTCTACTCAACCTTATATTTTAAAAGTAAGTGGTAGACCGTTCGCTGTAAAGTTATTGTTAGCCTGCACCTTGATCGCCACTGTTTTCAATGTAACGGCGCAAAACTGAGTTAATCAGTGTTTTGTACTCTGCACCTTGTTTACGAAACCACGTTATCACTTCTGAATCTAACTCAATCAGGTCATTAGCTCGTGTTGCGGGAATCCTCAGCGTGGCATT
It includes:
- a CDS encoding IS5 family transposase, with the protein product MSKAYPSNLTYAQYQFLSEMLPEAKKGGRKREVDIWSVLNAIFYILLEGVRWRSLPGDFPAWQTVYTYFRNWRRDGTWMKIHDNLREWTRIEEERHPSPSEAIIDSQSVKSAAMVSQEVGFDTGKKIKGRKRFMTVDTLGLVLRVLVTAANVPERSGGKQVLKRVKEMGNKVSRLTTIWTDGGFDGPAFMMWVMDTCRWIVQVVLRPEQTKGFVLLKKRWVVERTFGWLMGCRRLVRDYELLPETSETFIYLAMIRIMVRRLA
- a CDS encoding BrnA antitoxin family protein; the encoded protein is MSVNDLNNTSRTDWAALEAMTDEDIDYSDIPPLSDEFFENATLRIPATRANDLIELDSEVITWFRKQGAEYKTLINSVLRRYIENSGDQGAG